Below is a window of Cheilinus undulatus linkage group 8, ASM1832078v1, whole genome shotgun sequence DNA.
tgtagaaacatctcagcaaaaatcagagaaatgggaggagacTGAGATAGATTTAgcgttgttgcaaagggtctgaatacttatgtcaatgtcatatttcagtttttttttaagtaaatttgcTAAACTCTTAAATTCTGTTCTGTCATGATGGGGCACTATCATTCATTCAGGATTGTTACAGAGAATGTGAAGGATGAGTTATGTTTGATGTTAAACTAAAACCTGAATTACCTTTAAAAGGGGCTGCCACCTCAGATTTGACTTTTCTATAATTTTCTCACAATTTAAACCACACAGCCCCTCAgagtaaaaaaacacagacaaagggAATGAATTAAAGCTAGTTTATCATAAAACATGCTCTTGGATTTATTCATTTCTGACATACATGGTGGCTATAGCATAGTGAGCTAGCATGGTTCCTATTAAAGGTTAAAGCTACAAATGTGAGAGAGATTATAATCCCCTTTAGTTTACAGGCACTCCAGGGGCCAACACTGAGGTTTACACGTTTGTTACATGTACAAATACACGTCCATGTGTTACTGTTAAAAgagtttcattaaaaatggaaTGTGAGGTTGACATTTTCACGGTTAAAGATAAAACACATAGAAAATTACacaaagataatatgagtgGTTTTAGAAGGCCGGAGTGTTCCCTTTGCTCAGACTTCTTCTCTTCATAGGCTCATGGTGACCTGGATAAACTGGAAAAATAAGAAGTATGTCAACATTTATAGAGCTGTTTTGAACTGAGTCATGCAGCTGTAACTCATTTATTTCAGTATCAAATCACAGTGAGGTCAACAACACTGGTCTTCATTTGAGTGTTTAAGAAgcaaataaaagctttaaaaatgtaaaaactgtgGAAACTTACATCATCATAGTGAAACATGGCTTGTCCAGTGTGGCTCGTGTCTCTCCTTCTGAACTGATCTGAAAGACATGAGTTATAAAAACTCTTTAAGTCTCTATCAGGGAAGAAATTATTCTGAATTTACCAGTAATCTAGGGTTGGCCTTTAAGTCACACCAGTATAAAATACAGTCTGTTTGGGCCTCTCAGAGGGAGAAATGTTTCTGAACTGTCCTCCTCTTTAACCGACAGTTTCTGTGCAGATGTGTAGCCCTGTTAGTACCACACATTTACACCACTGAGAATTTACACTCCTACCAACTATAGCACTGTAGATGAGCTCTCAGTCTGCAGCTGCAGATGTGTGACAGACTCACCGCTCTACCCACCTCCTTTGGTTAAAGTTCAAATTtagaatttaggtctaacctgagagcctaacagggtcaacattaaaccTTAAACCATCACCCTGACTTTCACCAGTAAAGAATTATCggaaaaaaaactgatgatagatgattttgagatttgtaaagtcaaaatgatgatttaaaaggcttaaaatatgaggaaaaaagtcaaacatattgaattaaaaggccaaaacacagaattataaatcaaaattaCACTTTACTAAGACAAttatgtgagataaaaagttgaaatcatgagtttagaaGGTCgaatatgatataaaattttaaattatgaaattaaaggtcaaagtatggGATGAAATGTCAAGGCTAgatgtttaaaaggtcaaaatgtgagatagaactcaaaatcatttatttaaatgataaaaatataagATATAGTTAAATAccctgagtttaaaaggtcaaaatacaagattaaattcaaaatcatgagtttaggGAGTGAAACTAATATATAAATtcaaaaacatgagtttaagacggtcaaaatatgagataaaattcaaaatcatgagtttgcagggtcaaaatatgagataaaattcaaaaacttGAGTTTAAGAcagtcacaatatgagataaaattaaaaaacttaagttcaaaactgtcaaattttgagataaaactcaaaatcatgaatttaaagggtcaaaatatgagattaaattcagaatcatGAGTTTACaggttcaaaatatgagataaaatttaaaaacatgagtttaaagggtcaaaatatgagatagaactGAAAATCACACCTTTTACAGGTTCAAAATATAGGAAAGGTTCAAGATCTTGAGtttctgcagacctcaaaccggtgggccagttataTTAAAGCAGAACTCCATAAGTTTTAATTATCTAACATTACTATACTAGACAGTTCTTTAAACACAGGGATCTGACCTAAAGAGGGGGAAAAGATgtccaaaagtggcacaaaCCCCACCAGCCTTGTCTGTATTTCTATGTATCACAGTACACTCAAGTGTGACAGCAGCGGCTGCACTTTCAGTCATGACTGTGCATGTCTTAGGACTTTATACCGGTATATTAGTCACATCGGTGTAGACTGTATGTGGCTGTACAAAGTCTGAAGCAGTTCATGTAGCAGGTCTTTACAAGCTTGAGCTGCCTAGACGTCTCAAAATGGGCTGGTTCTGCAACTTCACCAGCTGttaaatttattgttttttttacttttttaaaacacgTGGTGTTGTTAATTCTGCTCACTCACCAGTCAGAGCTCTGATTTTTATGCAGCAGGTTATGAAGTCATCAAAAGCGATGCGACCGTGTGTGCTGTGGCGCTTCATGATGATATTCATGGCCTGAGGGCTCAGGTTAAAGCCTGCAGAGGAACATATATAAAAATAACTCACATTTTACACTGGCTGCTGTTATCCAACAtgttcttttaaatttaaatagaTGCTACAACAGAGGAGTTTATCAAGTATTCtcatttgcaattttacattttccacatttctttgGAGAACTAAGGATTTTTAGTTTACCCATGGAGGTAAGGGCGTGCTGCAGTTCCGGACCCTCCACTGTTCCACTGCGGTCGCGGTCATAGGACATGAAGGTCTGCTTCCAGCCGTTGAGAACATTTGACAGCTCCTTGAACTCATTAAATCCCATCGAGCCGGACATGTCCCTCTGATACAACAAGCTCAGTCAAAGAGACAACAACAACTTCACATGCAGGCATTTTAACTAAACGTGGAGGAAGAAATGCCTCACTGAAAATCCTCCAGCAAAGAGCTTACAAGGATAAAACTACTGCAGTAAGACACTTAAGCTACAGTTTATTAGTAGGGATGCATCTatgcatggatgtatggatggatggatgaatggatggatggatgatgcatggatggatggatggaaggatggatggatgcatggatggatggatggatggatggatgtatgtatgtatggatggatggaaggatggatgcacggatggatgcatggatggatgtatggatgcatggatggatgcatggatggatggatggatgcatggatggatggatggatggatggatggatggatggatggaaggatggatggatggatggatgcatggatggatggatggatggatgcatggatggatggatggatggatggatgcatggatggatggatggatggatggatgcatggatggatggatggatggatggatgcatgaaaggatggatggatggatggatggatggatggatgcatgaaaggatggatggatgcatggatggatggatggatgcatggatgcatgtatggatggatggatggatggattcatggatgcatgaaaggatggatggatggatggatgcatggatggatggatggatggatggatggatggatggatggatggattcatggatgcatgaaaggatggatggatggatggatgcatggatggatggatggatggatggatggatgcatggatggatggatggatggatggatggatgcatggatgcatgtatggatgtatggatgcatggatggatggatggatggatggatggatggatggatggatgcatggatggatggacttccGCAGACTTTCATCCTGGAGGTGACTTGAAGGCTGCAGATGTACCAGTATGTTAACACCACTGAAGCTGAGTTCTGGTTGGGTCTTTTCTGATTTCAGTGATTAAAATAGAGTCCCTCCATTGTAAAAGGGtctaaagtgataaaaacttACAGTTTAAATTTATTGATGTCCTTTTCTGCTGTTGTGAGGTGATGTAAACATGCACTCCTTTAAagagatggaaaataaaatggTGCTACAGAGTCTCATAATGTTCAGTGGTGGCTGTTGTAAGCTTGTATTTTTTGCCCTCTAGGCTTatgactgaaagctatgaacattaaaaagttattttaatttctgATATTTGGCATGGTGATCTACAAAGTGCTTCCATTCCGATTGCTTCTGAAACTAAACGTTTTAAAGACTAAGGAGTGGTGCTGTGAGGGCAGAGAGAAATCCCCCCTTCTTGAACCCCTCACGATCCAGGGTCAGCTTGTGGAGCAGGTTGAGTCCTACAAATACCTGGGAACAGAATTAGACACCTGTCTCACCCTTTCTCAGCATGTCAACTCTGTCTACAAAAAAGCACAACAGCgcctccatctgctgagaaaacCTAGGACTTTTAATGTCAGCCAACATGTTTTAACCCTGGTTTATATCTCACTCATTGAATCCATTCTCACCTTCAACATCTAAACCTGGTACAACTCCCTCAccatcaaacataaaacaaaacccTCCCGCATAGTAAATCAGGCCAGCAAAATTACTGGTTCATCCCAAACTCCCCTTCCTGAGCTGTACAACCGCTCTATGATCAGGAAAGCCACCCTGATCACAGAGGACCCCTCTCACCCCCTTCACCATTCCTTCTAGTTACTGCCATCCGGCAGACGGTACAAAGTTCCCCTGGCCCGGAAAATATCGACAAAACAACCTTCATTCCCACCTGCAATAACCACCCTGAACAATATGAAATGAGTTTGTTTTAATCGGTTCACACAATACTTGTTTTTTATCAGCTGCTGCTATTAATATCCCCCCAATTATGACTGTGTGTTgggttttaaatgtgattttaaatgtgtgttcttATGTGTTGTTTGAGCCTTGTCATAGAAgaatttctgtcacttctcaGACAGACAATAAAGCttaaagtttatgaaattccccACCAGAAGCTGCTGCTATATGAGGGTCCTTGGCATGGCTATGACTGAGGATCCCAGGTTCAGTTCGTTCATTTGGAGGATAATGCTGTTAAAAATCAGCTGAATGCATCCTCATATCTGTGGTCACTTATGGTTGTAGAATGAGTGAAGATTTGAAGGTGTGTAGCCTGTCTTAGTTTAGTGCCATGAATTTGAATACAGcacattttccatttatttaaaGTCTTTGCATTATGGAAATAAATAATCACATGGGAAAACAACCATGTGACATTTAACACAAGTTTCAGCTGTGTGATCACACTCATGTTTGGCCTcgtctcagctgtttttttggCCTGACGTGTTGACTAGGAAACCATATTGTCACACATCTGAAACcatatgttaaaaaaacaggaagttcatGACCTGTGGggttttacactcatttttagCCATGGTAAATCAACCTATTAAACCTGACAAACCTTTTAATGTCTACTCTGATGTGTGAAGGATACATCCAGCATGCTGATCATGAGTCTGCAGGTCTCCAAGCTGAacgctgttgaagaaaaaaaaacaaagactgtcAGCTCACAGGTTAAGTTTTACTTATCTGAACTTTAGATAGGGCTAGAAATATCTGTTTAAGACATTTCAACATGTTTACAAATGGGATGCAGGTAAGAGAATATCATTTACAGTGCTGCTTAAAGGTTTATTACACCTGCATTATGTGCATGTACATAGGGGTATGCAtgctatttttgtttgttttacacgTTAGAAATATTGAGGCTTACATTGTATAACTAGCTAAAAAAGTATTGAGATATGGATTTACCCACTCCAATCTACCAAGTAGTCTTCATTCACCAACtatttttggagaaaaaaacatctcaaaatcCAGTCACTCTTATTGACTTTTTCCCACGTAGTTTAAATTAGAAATATACAAATGACACTTAACGTTCACACATATGTGAACTCTGCAAATAGAAACATAAGATTTATAATTTAAACATCTTAAAAGGAAACACACACTTAGTCTCAAAAATACTAGAAGGTCTTTacaaaaatttatttaaataattttccaGAAATCTAGGAATTTTATCCTGGTTCATTTTGATAATATAGTTATTAACAACATCTTTGGTAGCCCTTAATGATTTTGGTCTCTATCTAGTACTTATgtctataaaaatgaaacaagactGGCCCGCCCAACATAACAAGGGTTCATGGGGGGTTGAAGGGAAGTTAGGTaacagtgtttttgttctgtcaCTCCACCCTCTTTCTGCTGATGTTTCCAACTGCTCTCAACTGttgacaacaaaataaaaaactagaGAACACTGCCGCTTAGTAGACACACTGTGcattgtttcttcttcttttgtctaACTGAAtgcattttcagtcagctgAATCCTCCCTGACAGAGTCCACTGAGTCTCTTTGGAGATCACCAAACAGACCAGCTAAGCCGGTGCTTTTCATTTAAGTGCCATAAATAACCAGAACTCTGCAGATATATGCTTAGGATGAAACACTGCCTCATTCTCTAGACTCAAGATTGCACAGACATGTATAATCTGAGGATAAGGATAAATATTTGGTGTTAGCAGCATTTTGGCAGCCTTCTCAAGACTTTTGGTTGCCAAAGAGGATGGGCATATGATATTTGgactggctttattttcatgcaTAAATAATCCATGTCAGAATAAACTTAGCTGATCAAATCCAATCAGGAGTACATGGAAAGGAAAACCTCGGCTTACAAGCAAAGAAAGAGAGAATTAATCATCTCCAGAGTAAAGCTGATGGTTCTTAGATGCTGTTTCTCTGCTTAGGATCGATTTTTAGGTCAACATGCAGCCTGCGAGTATAAACACATTGTATTGATAATCACTGTCAAACTGTCAGGGCAGTCCAGGCTCTCTGAGAAGGCCtaagtatttaaaaaacagtatcTGAAAAGCCAAAAGTacaatcccaattccaaaaaattgtggcacccatctttacttctgtgggactctgcttctctaaaatgttcctcttatacccagtcatgttactgacctgttgaaCATTAACCGTAGTAATTGTAACATaatcctccagctgttttcactAGTACCACTTAATTTTACAGCCTTTTTGTtgccttgtccctacttttttgagaagtgttactgccatcaaattctaaatgagctaacatttttcatgaaatgttaaaatgtctctgctaaattcaattaaattcaattcaacaactttattaatccctcaaGGGGCAATTGGTTTGGAGCAGCTTGcacataaaaacagataaaatataGTGACAAAGATAGCAACAACATATGTGAAAGCTAAAATACACAAGACCTAAAAATGAATGCTAGTATAAATTAggctgaaaaaatagtaaataaactaaaaaaacaatgaagaatTGTCTGCTAAAAGGATAAAAGGATCTTTGAAGGTAAAAGACAAAAGACTGTAAAagatattaaaacataaaacctAAGGAGCATTTCATCActgcattatgtttttatttacattttacctAGTGtcccaactttaaaaaaaacattggctTGTATgctatcattttaaaattgatcATTCAGTATCTAAAGAagcattttacattaaaatatccACCTTAAAGCACACTATTTTTGACCCTGTTGGCCTCTAAAAGGTCTAAATGAGCATTTAACCAATCAGAATTTTCCACTGCTCCTGTTGCTGGGCAGGATAATGCTTTACTTCCATCTCTGATTGGTGTACCCTCTACAAAATTTCAGAGGGTCTGGGTACAAAGAGGGAGtattttcaaatgaaagaaaaactgacCAATCACGATGCTCCTCTTATTGGTTGGTCTTTGTTATCTTTGACTTTGTAGGGCACACAAATCAAGATGTAGCTCAGAGTTAAGGAAAACTGCCAGCTAGCTTTCTCAGCTGATTGAAGCCATAAGTTATGTTTTCTCTAGTGAGGGAGGACAAAGCTATCAGTGCTGTTAACTGGATAAAGTTTCAGAGGCAAGTGAGATAAATCTGCAAATGAAGAAAGTACAAGTGAGATTAATTTGGAGAAGGAAACAGAGGAACTACAACTGCTGTCACTGTTTAACAAAGGTCAGTTTGAGGAAAAATCCTCAttaagtagagctgctgctcagtCAGTAAATCTGCTTTATCAGAGCTCAGTGTGTGCATTAATTCTATATTATAGCTGTTTTTTAACGGATAAATCTATACATGAACATTATTTATGGAGgagtttaaaaaagttatggtCACTGTCCACTGCGCATGGTGCTGAACTGCctacctctttcctggctgtgTGCAGTGTTATGATGAGATGTTGTTGGTCTTGTAAATGTAAGATCCATGGTCTGTTACCGCTAAGTTGgtgtaaattaaaacaataacaatatttcagcattatttCAGAATAaggtctctgcttttttgttGCCCTTGCTCGCAGGACTCGTATTTACGGTAGTTTTATTCCCAGCCTAACTGGGGGAACCAACCAACCAAAACtaattaaaataggttaaaaattgctaaaatgggttaataatggataaagtggtggaaaagatggtgaaattggattttaaaagtagcacaaatgggttagaagtggcaaaaattagataaaaatggcaaaaccagaaaaaaggcaaaaatgggttaaagtggcaacaatgggcatagaaagtggtaaaagggagtcaaaaagctttaaactggcaaaaatgggtggaaatttggtgacgtgagatgaaaaactgaaaaaaagggtaaaatgagaTGGAAGAAATAGGCAGATAGTGGCAGAAACTGGTTagactagcaaaaatgggcatatcagatagtgaaatgtggttaaaatgggaaaaattgggtgtaaaaaggggttaatagtggcaataatgggcaaacagaggcaacattaggcttaaaGTGTCATTAAGTGgtgtagaagtggcaaaaacagacagaaaaagtggtggaaagggtttgaaatggacaaaaataagctttaaatggcaaaaatgtgttaaaattggtaggaaaaaatgagaaaaagaggTGACGATTTGGcagaattggtgtaaagtggtaacagtgtaatctaaaaatatttttatttttttagggcatttggagacctcctctcagtgtctcacgaacCACAAGGGAGTCATGaacccaaggttgagaaccactgctgtagacaaCAACAAGTATTTTATTGTTCAGATGTGTGCTCTTCAGAGGCAAAACATTGGAAAAAAGTCTACAGTGGTATGAAAAAAGGCACAATCTCTCATGGTGTAAAAGCTTGCACTGAATCTGTGTATCTGGGTCGATATTAAACAAGTGATCTTACGTTTGTACGATCCAGAAATGCCAGACTGTGTGAGGCATTGCTGCAGCTCCTCTGCAGAGATCTGTCCATCCTGTTAAGGTGTAAAAACACAGAAGGAACAGTCAGACATCATCTCACAGACTGAACAACAGGAAGAGGAACTCCACCCTGTATTAATGACACAACTGATATCATGTTTGAGTAGGGTGTTACCTGTCCAGCTACAGCAGCAAAATATCCGTACAGAGGATCCTgctgcaaagagagagagaaaaaatacgATTTACTTTCTAACAAAAAACTACAAGTCAGTAGGTGATTCCTTAAAGCTgtatgtgatgatgatgatgatgactgtACTTTATTTATGTGTCATGCAAAAAAAGTGCCCAACCCCTCATGGGTTTATAAGACACCCAAAAAATACAAttgcagtgtttaaaaaaattaaataaaataaatcataacaaTTACGAAGTTGCGTGATCTTTTCTCAGCTCAGTAGTAAACAACAAactctgccttttctcccaagctttgcagataaaatctgctaTGGCAAAAGTACCTTTTATGAAACTGAACTCAAGTTGTAGTATGTAGTATGGCTggacaaaataaacagtaattcttgatttttttatagTCCCGCTTCCAAAAttacttcatattttcattttttttaataaaggtAAATCTACACAGTGCAATAGTTGCACCATTGTCAACTAAAGGTCCATGCAGCAGGGatttttgtaaccctttcaaaTACCacttaatgcaaaaataatggcAGCCTTATATGCAGTCATGTTATTGCACAGCCAGACATTGTTATTGCGATTGAAGCTTTAATAATTGACATCTTCCTCATAAGATATGTGTTTAGAAGGAGGAATGAA
It encodes the following:
- the sri gene encoding sorcin isoform X1, encoding MAYPGYGAAPGAQDPLYGYFAAVAGQDGQISAEELQQCLTQSGISGSYKPFSLETCRLMISMLDRDMSGSMGFNEFKELSNVLNGWKQTFMSYDRDRSGTVEGPELQHALTSMGFNLSPQAMNIIMKRHSTHGRIAFDDFITCCIKIRALTDQFRRRDTSHTGQAMFHYDDFIQVTMSL
- the sri gene encoding sorcin isoform X2; this translates as MAYPGYGAAPGADPLYGYFAAVAGQDGQISAEELQQCLTQSGISGSYKPFSLETCRLMISMLDRDMSGSMGFNEFKELSNVLNGWKQTFMSYDRDRSGTVEGPELQHALTSMGFNLSPQAMNIIMKRHSTHGRIAFDDFITCCIKIRALTDQFRRRDTSHTGQAMFHYDDFIQVTMSL